In Bradyrhizobium sp. CCBAU 051011, the following are encoded in one genomic region:
- a CDS encoding FAD-dependent oxidoreductase, with the protein MKICVLGAGVIGLTTAWCLAEAGHDVIIVDRHASTAKDASAANGAQLSYAFVAPLASPATLKKLPSLLLSSDSPMRIRAGLDPALISWGLRFLLACRPAAVRETIAAQLALAALSRSELARLTQSLMLSFGLRTAGKLVLFRRQGEFEAARRAITANAGEDGQQALTPAECLSLEPALRLDAGELAGGIFTASEQVGDCAAFCAGLTLQLKRQRNVEWVLGTEVRGPVRSCGRLVAIDTNQGHVQADYFVLCMGAASAAFAKACGFYLPIYPLKGYSITLSPAPEALALRHSVTDMERKLVFAPLARDRRPAIRVAGIADLERGTTIDAGRVGVLRRASTELLGIDTAGDVEPWCGLRPMTPDSRPIIGWSPLDGLFINSGHGMLGWTLACGSARLTADMIECKRSVTAAGAFALRRAA; encoded by the coding sequence ATGAAAATCTGTGTACTGGGCGCCGGCGTCATCGGACTGACGACCGCATGGTGCCTTGCCGAGGCCGGGCATGACGTCATCATCGTCGACCGGCATGCTTCCACCGCGAAAGATGCCAGCGCCGCCAATGGCGCCCAGCTCTCTTACGCGTTCGTGGCGCCGCTGGCGTCGCCGGCAACCCTGAAGAAGCTCCCATCGCTGCTGCTGTCGTCGGATTCGCCGATGCGCATCCGCGCCGGGCTCGATCCCGCGTTGATTTCCTGGGGCCTGCGCTTCTTGCTCGCCTGCCGGCCCGCAGCCGTGCGCGAGACCATTGCAGCGCAGCTCGCGCTCGCCGCCTTGAGCCGGAGCGAGCTGGCGCGGTTGACGCAAAGCCTGATGCTCTCGTTCGGATTGCGGACCGCCGGCAAGCTCGTCTTGTTCCGACGCCAGGGTGAATTCGAGGCAGCGCGGCGCGCGATCACCGCGAATGCCGGCGAGGATGGCCAACAGGCATTGACGCCGGCGGAATGCCTTTCGCTCGAGCCTGCGCTCAGACTTGATGCCGGCGAACTCGCGGGCGGAATCTTCACGGCCTCCGAACAGGTCGGGGATTGCGCGGCGTTTTGTGCAGGCCTCACGCTCCAACTGAAACGGCAACGCAACGTCGAATGGGTACTCGGTACGGAAGTTCGCGGGCCGGTTCGATCCTGCGGCCGGCTGGTGGCCATCGACACGAACCAGGGCCATGTGCAGGCGGATTATTTCGTTTTGTGCATGGGCGCGGCATCGGCGGCATTTGCGAAAGCGTGCGGATTCTATCTGCCGATCTATCCGCTCAAAGGCTACAGCATCACCCTTTCACCGGCGCCGGAGGCGCTTGCGCTCCGACACAGCGTCACGGATATGGAGCGCAAGCTGGTATTCGCCCCGCTCGCGCGCGATCGCCGCCCCGCCATCAGGGTTGCCGGCATCGCCGATCTTGAACGCGGCACCACGATCGATGCAGGGCGCGTCGGCGTGCTGCGCCGCGCATCCACCGAGCTGCTTGGTATCGACACGGCCGGTGACGTCGAGCCCTGGTGCGGGCTTCGTCCGATGACGCCGGACAGCCGCCCGATCATCGGCTGGTCGCCGCTCGACGGCCTCTTCATCAATTCAGGCCATGGCATGCTCGGCTGGACGCTGGCATGCGGCAGCGCGCGGCTGACAGCTGACATGATTGAGTGCAAGCGCTCGGTCACCGCGGCCGGGGCGTTCGCCCTGCGCCGCGCCGCCTGA
- a CDS encoding tripartite tricarboxylate transporter substrate binding protein, whose amino-acid sequence MFRYGRLTIAVVAVGMLISAAAGAQEYPTKPITLIVPWPAGGSTDLSMRAIAESASKVLGQPIAIDNKAGGSGTVGPATMAAGAKPDGYTIAQIPITVFRLPLMQEVSWNPDKDFTYIVHLTGYTFGVTTSAESPFKTWKDVVDYAKQNPGKVTYATPGAGTSLHIGMEQIATMAGVKLTQVPFKGGAETNAAVLGQHTMLQADSTGWRPLVDAGKLRLLMVWTSARSPNYPDVPTLKELGYPMVYDSPFGIAGPKGMDPKIVAKLHDAFKKALDDPAVIATLAKFDMVPNYKNTEDYKKFVVEVTESERKVVDKLGLAKKTN is encoded by the coding sequence ATGTTTCGATATGGCCGTCTGACGATCGCCGTTGTTGCCGTCGGCATGCTGATTTCAGCAGCCGCCGGCGCGCAGGAGTATCCCACCAAGCCGATCACCCTGATCGTCCCATGGCCGGCAGGCGGCTCGACCGACCTCTCGATGCGGGCCATCGCCGAAAGCGCTTCCAAGGTGCTCGGACAGCCGATCGCCATCGACAACAAGGCCGGCGGCAGCGGCACCGTCGGCCCCGCCACCATGGCGGCAGGCGCCAAGCCCGACGGCTACACCATCGCGCAGATTCCGATCACCGTATTCCGCCTGCCCTTGATGCAGGAAGTGTCCTGGAATCCGGACAAGGACTTCACCTATATCGTCCACCTCACCGGCTACACGTTCGGCGTCACCACCAGCGCCGAGTCGCCGTTCAAGACCTGGAAGGACGTCGTCGATTACGCCAAGCAGAATCCCGGCAAGGTGACCTATGCGACGCCGGGCGCCGGCACATCGCTGCATATCGGCATGGAGCAGATCGCGACCATGGCCGGCGTCAAGCTCACCCAGGTGCCATTCAAGGGCGGCGCGGAAACCAATGCCGCGGTGCTCGGACAGCACACCATGCTGCAGGCGGATTCGACGGGATGGCGACCGCTGGTCGACGCCGGCAAGCTGCGGCTTCTGATGGTGTGGACCTCGGCGCGCTCACCGAATTATCCCGACGTGCCGACGCTGAAGGAACTCGGCTATCCCATGGTCTATGATTCTCCGTTCGGCATCGCCGGACCGAAGGGCATGGACCCGAAGATCGTCGCCAAGCTGCACGACGCCTTCAAGAAGGCGCTGGATGATCCGGCCGTAATCGCCACGCTGGCGAAATTCGACATGGTGCCGAACTACAAGAACACCGAGGACTACAAGAAGTTCGTCGTCGAGGTTACGGAGTCAGAGCGCAAGGTGGTCGACAAGCTCGGTCTGGCTAAGAAGACGAACTGA
- a CDS encoding tripartite tricarboxylate transporter TctB family protein produces MSNGNDVKFRLNNSELWGGLIGLALGGFVIWSGLKLKLGTINDPGSGFVLFYTGILMCLFATSIIIAALTEGGPTFGSRWVNTRWTKPLLVIVCLIAFSFALNPLGFLLTSIPLMLLLLRVVDPVRWPLAVPIAVLVPLGMWWILKRLLLIQLPSGIFEIG; encoded by the coding sequence ATGAGTAACGGCAACGACGTCAAATTCCGCCTCAACAATTCCGAACTGTGGGGCGGGCTGATCGGGCTTGCGCTCGGCGGCTTCGTGATCTGGTCCGGGCTGAAGCTCAAGCTCGGCACTATCAACGACCCCGGCTCCGGGTTCGTGCTGTTCTATACCGGCATCCTGATGTGCCTGTTCGCCACCTCGATCATCATCGCCGCATTGACCGAGGGTGGACCGACCTTTGGCTCGCGCTGGGTGAACACGCGCTGGACCAAGCCGCTGCTGGTGATCGTCTGCCTCATCGCTTTTTCCTTCGCCCTCAACCCGCTCGGCTTTCTTTTGACCTCCATTCCGCTGATGTTGCTGCTGTTGCGCGTGGTCGATCCGGTCCGCTGGCCGCTGGCCGTTCCAATTGCAGTGCTGGTTCCGCTCGGCATGTGGTGGATCCTCAAGCGCCTGCTCCTGATCCAACTGCCTTCGGGCATCTTCGAAATCGGCTGA
- a CDS encoding tripartite tricarboxylate transporter permease, with translation MDTLINVAHGFGVALQPVNLIYCFIGVFIGTLVGVLPGIGPISAMSLLLPITLSGTPESGIIMMAGIYYGSMYGGSTTSILVNIPGEAASVVTCIDGHQMAKQGRAGPALGISAFGSFVAGTFALIALMLVAPKLASVAIAFGPAEYFSLMVLGLVVLTFLTQGSMAKALLMACIGVVLGVVGLDSITAQPRLTFGRVELIDGIGLVPVVMGLFGIAEVLLNTEQVIKRDIINTKITHLLPSRADWKASAGPMSRGTILGFFLGILPGGGAVISSFASYALEKRLSKTPERFGNGAIEGVAGPEAANNAAAGGAFIPLMTLGIPPNVVMALLLGAFVVHGLQPGPLMITQNPGLFWGIVASMYIGNLMLLVLNLPMIGMWVQLLKLPYNVLFPLIILFTIIGVYCSSNNVFDVYVMIAFGVIGYFMRKLGYEPAPLVLAFVLGPMLENNLRKSLILSQGDLMTFVQRPISAACLLFALVLLIAPLLPALRKKREMVALDEGV, from the coding sequence ATGGACACACTCATCAATGTCGCCCATGGCTTCGGCGTCGCCCTGCAACCCGTCAACCTGATCTACTGCTTCATCGGTGTGTTCATCGGCACACTGGTCGGCGTGCTGCCCGGCATCGGCCCGATCTCGGCGATGTCGCTGCTGCTGCCGATCACGCTCTCGGGCACGCCGGAATCCGGCATCATCATGATGGCCGGCATCTACTACGGCTCGATGTATGGCGGCTCGACTACCTCGATCCTGGTCAACATTCCCGGCGAAGCCGCTTCCGTCGTCACCTGTATCGATGGCCACCAGATGGCCAAGCAGGGCCGCGCCGGGCCGGCGCTCGGCATCTCCGCATTCGGCTCGTTCGTCGCCGGCACCTTCGCGCTGATCGCGTTGATGCTGGTGGCGCCCAAGCTCGCCAGCGTCGCGATCGCTTTCGGACCGGCGGAATATTTCAGCCTGATGGTGCTCGGCCTCGTGGTTCTCACCTTCCTGACCCAGGGCTCGATGGCGAAAGCGCTACTGATGGCGTGCATCGGCGTCGTGCTTGGCGTGGTCGGGCTCGACAGCATTACCGCCCAGCCGCGTCTGACTTTCGGCCGGGTGGAACTGATCGACGGCATCGGCCTCGTTCCCGTGGTGATGGGCCTGTTCGGAATCGCGGAAGTGCTGCTCAACACCGAGCAGGTCATCAAGCGCGACATCATCAACACGAAGATCACGCACCTGCTGCCAAGCAGGGCAGACTGGAAAGCCAGTGCCGGCCCGATGTCGCGCGGAACGATCCTTGGATTTTTCCTCGGCATCCTGCCTGGCGGCGGCGCGGTGATCTCGTCGTTCGCGTCCTATGCGCTTGAGAAGCGGCTGTCCAAGACACCGGAGCGCTTCGGCAACGGCGCGATCGAGGGCGTGGCGGGACCCGAAGCAGCCAATAACGCCGCAGCCGGCGGCGCCTTCATTCCGCTGATGACATTAGGCATTCCGCCGAACGTGGTGATGGCGCTGTTGCTGGGCGCCTTCGTCGTTCATGGGCTGCAGCCCGGCCCGCTGATGATCACGCAAAACCCTGGCCTGTTCTGGGGCATTGTCGCCAGCATGTATATCGGCAACCTGATGCTGCTGGTGCTCAATCTGCCGATGATCGGCATGTGGGTGCAGCTTCTCAAGCTGCCCTACAACGTCCTGTTTCCCCTGATCATCCTGTTCACCATCATCGGCGTCTATTGCTCCAGCAACAACGTGTTCGACGTCTATGTGATGATTGCATTCGGCGTGATCGGCTATTTCATGCGCAAGCTCGGCTACGAGCCGGCGCCGTTGGTGCTGGCCTTTGTGCTGGGGCCGATGCTGGAAAACAATTTGCGCAAATCGCTGATCCTATCGCAAGGCGATCTCATGACCTTCGTGCAGCGGCCGATCTCGGCCGCCTGCCTGTTGTTCGCCTTGGTGCTGCTTATCGCGCCGCTGCTGCCCGCGCTGCGCAAGAAGCGCGAGATGGTCGCGCTGGATGAAGGGGTGTGA
- a CDS encoding M20 family metallopeptidase, whose protein sequence is MADRADAVARAREYLHSGAFLAELGRRVGYRTESQNPGREDALRAYLVEDLQPAFAALDFSTRLIESPTGRGPYLLADYREDASLPTVLTYGHGDVVDGMEGEWRDNLDPWKTTTKGERVYGRGTADNKGQHSINLAALRAVREIRGGKLGFNAKFIIETGEEIGSPDLRQVCEAHREELKADLFLASDGPRLSAERPTIFLGCRGGNRIHLDVNLREGGNHSGNWGGVLANPATILCNAIASLVDGKGRMKLDALKPPRISNAVRAALADVKIEPTADEPALAPDWGEEGLTPAERLFAWNTLEVLAMSSGSIEKPANAIPGRANAVLQLRFVVGTRYEEVVDAVRTHLHANGFSMVEVSGTQRFAASRTDVDSPWVNWTAESILKTTGKAPAILPNFGGSLPNDVFAEGLGLPTIWVPHSYPGCSQHAPDEHILLPVTEEALAIMAGLFWDLGEKKRAF, encoded by the coding sequence ATGGCTGATAGAGCCGACGCGGTTGCGCGGGCACGCGAGTATCTCCATTCCGGCGCGTTTCTCGCCGAACTCGGGCGCAGGGTCGGCTATCGGACCGAAAGCCAGAACCCCGGCCGCGAGGACGCGTTGCGCGCCTATCTCGTCGAGGACCTTCAGCCTGCCTTTGCCGCGCTCGATTTCTCCACCCGCCTGATCGAATCGCCGACTGGCAGGGGACCATATCTGCTGGCGGATTATCGCGAGGATGCCTCCTTGCCGACCGTGCTCACCTATGGCCATGGCGATGTCGTCGACGGCATGGAGGGCGAGTGGCGCGACAATCTCGATCCCTGGAAGACCACGACCAAAGGCGAACGCGTCTATGGCCGCGGCACCGCCGACAACAAGGGCCAACACAGCATCAATCTCGCGGCCTTGCGCGCCGTGCGCGAGATCCGCGGCGGCAAGCTCGGCTTCAACGCCAAATTCATCATCGAAACCGGCGAGGAGATCGGCTCGCCCGATCTGCGGCAGGTCTGCGAAGCCCATCGCGAGGAACTGAAGGCCGATCTGTTCCTGGCGTCCGATGGGCCGCGCCTGTCAGCGGAGCGGCCGACCATCTTCCTAGGCTGCCGCGGCGGCAACCGCATCCATCTTGATGTCAATCTGCGCGAAGGCGGAAACCATTCCGGCAATTGGGGTGGGGTGCTCGCCAATCCCGCGACGATCCTTTGCAACGCCATCGCAAGCCTCGTCGACGGCAAGGGACGGATGAAGCTCGACGCGCTGAAGCCGCCGCGGATCTCGAACGCCGTCCGCGCGGCGCTCGCGGACGTGAAGATCGAGCCGACCGCGGACGAGCCGGCGCTGGCGCCCGACTGGGGCGAGGAGGGACTAACGCCGGCCGAGCGGCTGTTCGCCTGGAATACGCTGGAAGTGCTGGCGATGTCGTCAGGCAGTATCGAGAAGCCGGCCAACGCCATTCCCGGGCGCGCCAATGCCGTGCTGCAGCTTCGCTTCGTCGTCGGCACCAGATATGAAGAGGTCGTCGACGCCGTGCGCACGCATCTGCATGCCAACGGCTTTTCGATGGTGGAGGTCAGCGGTACGCAGCGCTTCGCCGCCTCGCGCACCGATGTCGACAGTCCCTGGGTAAACTGGACGGCGGAATCAATTCTCAAGACCACCGGCAAGGCACCGGCGATCCTGCCGAATTTCGGCGGCTCGCTGCCCAACGACGTGTTTGCCGAGGGACTAGGGCTGCCGACGATCTGGGTGCCGCACTCCTACCCCGGCTGCTCGCAACATGCGCCGGACGAACACATTCTTCTGCCGGTGACCGAGGAAGCGCTCGCCATCATGGCGGGACTGTTCTGGGATCTCGGCGAGAAGAAGCGGGCATTCTAG